A section of the Malania oleifera isolate guangnan ecotype guangnan chromosome 2, ASM2987363v1, whole genome shotgun sequence genome encodes:
- the LOC131149475 gene encoding protein DAMAGED DNA-BINDING 2 isoform X2: protein MPPETRRMSFPKVVIERETDSEESSSEEEEEEEGEGEEHEEEEEAPDTDKGKAEEASDSKKKGKAPITISLKKVCKVCKRTGHEAGFKGATYIDCPMKPCFLCKMPGHTTMSCPHRVATEHGVTPAPHRNTRNSLEYVLERQLRTKIPIIKPAFVIPDQVNCAAVRYHSRRVTCLEFHPTNNNILLSGDKKGQLGVWDYVRVYEKTVYENIHSCILNNMRFNPSNDGTIYAASSDGTISCTDLETGISSSLMDVNPDGYQGPSSWKMLYGMDTNSERGLVLVADNFGFLYLVDTRSNTKTGEAILIHKKGSKVTGLHCNPLHPDLFLSCGNDHFARIWDMRRLEGGSFLHDLAHNRVVSSAYFSPQSGRKILTTSQDNRLRVWDYIFGNLDYPSREIVHSHDFNRHLTPFRAEWDPKDPSESLVVIGRYISENYNGTALHPVDFIDITTGQLVAEVMDPNITTISPVNKLHPRDDILASGLSSFGGPRTNQSLGRRMRGRLYFVEEPRRNRRRSLGVTVMILMMRCSDRKGKTQTQG, encoded by the exons ATGCCCCCCGAAACCAGAAGAATGTCATTTCCGAAAGTCGTCATCGAGAGAGAAACGGATTCCGAAGAAAGTTCgtcggaagaagaagaagaagaagaaggagaaggagaagaacaCGAAGAGGAAGAAGAAGCTCCAGATACTGATAAGGGAAAGGCTGAAGAGGCTTCGGATtcaaagaagaaagggaaagcGCCTATTACGATTAGTCTGAAGAAAGTTTGCAAA GTTTGTAAGCGAACGGGTCATGAAGCAGGGTTCAAGGGGGCTACTTACATTGATTGCCCAATGAAGCCCTGTTTTCTGTGCAAAATGCCTG GTCACACCACAATGAGTTGCCCACACCGAGTAGCTACGGAGCATGGGGTCACCCCAGCACCTCATAGAAACACTCGAAACTCATTGGAGTATGTCTTGGAACGGCAGCTCAGAACCAAAATTCCTATT ATCAAACCAGCTTTTGTAATCCCTGATCAAGTCAATTGCGCAGCTGTCAGATATCATAGTAGACGGGTGACTTGCTTGGAGTTCCATCCAACAAACAATAACATTCTGTTATCAGGGGATAAG AAAGGACAACTTGGAGTTTGGGATTATGTTAGGGTATATGAGAAGACAGTGTATGAAAATATACACAGCTGCATTCTTAATAACATGAG GTTCAATCCCTCGAATGATGGAACAATATATGCTGCATCCTCAGATGGAACCATCAGTTGCACCGACTTGGAAACTGGAATTTCATCATCATTGATGGACGTTAATCCTGATGGATATCAG GGTCCAAGTAGTTGGAAGATGCTTTATGGCATGGATACTAACTCAGAGAGAGGTCTTGTGCTTGTTGCAGATAACTTTGGGTTTCTCTACTT GGTGGACACTCGGTCCAATACCAAAACTGGGGAAGCTATTTTGATACATAAGAAAGGGAGCAAAGTTACTGGGCTCCACTGTAATCCTCTTCATCCAGATCTTTTTTTAAGTTGTGGGAATGATCACTTT GCTCGTATATGGGATATGCGACGATTAGAAGGAGGGTCTTTTCTTCATGATCTTGCACACAACCGTGTTGTTAGCTCTGCCTATTTCTCTCCACAGTCAGGTAGAAAAATTCTGACTACATCGCAGGACAACCGTCTTCGTGTATGGGATTATATCTTTGGAAATTTGGATTATCCAAGCCGAGAAATTGTACACAGTCATGACTTCAATAGACATTTGACTCCTTTTCGAGCTGAATGGGATCCAAAG GACCCATCAGAGTCTCTTGTAGTTATTGGTCGCTACATAAGTGAAAATTATAATGGAACTGCTTTGCATCCTGTTGATTTTATCGACATCACTACTGGCCAACTAGTTGCCGAGGTCATGGACCCAAACATCACAACTATCAGTCCTGTGAACAAGCTACATCCACGGGATGATATTTTAGCATCTG GTCTCTCTTCATTTGGAGGCCCAAGGACAAATCAGAGTTTGGGCAGAAGAATGAGAGGAAGATTGTACTTTGTGGAGGAGCCGAGAAGAAACAGAAGAAGAAGTTTGGGGGTGACAGTGATGATTCTGATGATGAGATGTTCAGATCGAAAGGGAAAAACTCAAACTCAAGGTTGA
- the LOC131149475 gene encoding protein DAMAGED DNA-BINDING 2 isoform X1, which produces MPPETRRMSFPKVVIERETDSEESSSEEEEEEEGEGEEHEEEEEAPDTDKGKAEEASDSKKKGKAPITISLKKVCKVCKRTGHEAGFKGATYIDCPMKPCFLCKMPGHTTMSCPHRVATEHGVTPAPHRNTRNSLEYVLERQLRTKIPIIKPAFVIPDQVNCAAVRYHSRRVTCLEFHPTNNNILLSGDKKGQLGVWDYVRVYEKTVYENIHSCILNNMRFNPSNDGTIYAASSDGTISCTDLETGISSSLMDVNPDGYQGPSSWKMLYGMDTNSERGLVLVADNFGFLYLVDTRSNTKTGEAILIHKKGSKVTGLHCNPLHPDLFLSCGNDHFARIWDMRRLEGGSFLHDLAHNRVVSSAYFSPQSGRKILTTSQDNRLRVWDYIFGNLDYPSREIVHSHDFNRHLTPFRAEWDPKDPSESLVVIGRYISENYNGTALHPVDFIDITTGQLVAEVMDPNITTISPVNKLHPRDDILASGSSRSLFIWRPKDKSEFGQKNERKIVLCGGAEKKQKKKFGGDSDDSDDEMFRSKGKNSNSRLKKPMSKSSRRSSLKKKT; this is translated from the exons ATGCCCCCCGAAACCAGAAGAATGTCATTTCCGAAAGTCGTCATCGAGAGAGAAACGGATTCCGAAGAAAGTTCgtcggaagaagaagaagaagaagaaggagaaggagaagaacaCGAAGAGGAAGAAGAAGCTCCAGATACTGATAAGGGAAAGGCTGAAGAGGCTTCGGATtcaaagaagaaagggaaagcGCCTATTACGATTAGTCTGAAGAAAGTTTGCAAA GTTTGTAAGCGAACGGGTCATGAAGCAGGGTTCAAGGGGGCTACTTACATTGATTGCCCAATGAAGCCCTGTTTTCTGTGCAAAATGCCTG GTCACACCACAATGAGTTGCCCACACCGAGTAGCTACGGAGCATGGGGTCACCCCAGCACCTCATAGAAACACTCGAAACTCATTGGAGTATGTCTTGGAACGGCAGCTCAGAACCAAAATTCCTATT ATCAAACCAGCTTTTGTAATCCCTGATCAAGTCAATTGCGCAGCTGTCAGATATCATAGTAGACGGGTGACTTGCTTGGAGTTCCATCCAACAAACAATAACATTCTGTTATCAGGGGATAAG AAAGGACAACTTGGAGTTTGGGATTATGTTAGGGTATATGAGAAGACAGTGTATGAAAATATACACAGCTGCATTCTTAATAACATGAG GTTCAATCCCTCGAATGATGGAACAATATATGCTGCATCCTCAGATGGAACCATCAGTTGCACCGACTTGGAAACTGGAATTTCATCATCATTGATGGACGTTAATCCTGATGGATATCAG GGTCCAAGTAGTTGGAAGATGCTTTATGGCATGGATACTAACTCAGAGAGAGGTCTTGTGCTTGTTGCAGATAACTTTGGGTTTCTCTACTT GGTGGACACTCGGTCCAATACCAAAACTGGGGAAGCTATTTTGATACATAAGAAAGGGAGCAAAGTTACTGGGCTCCACTGTAATCCTCTTCATCCAGATCTTTTTTTAAGTTGTGGGAATGATCACTTT GCTCGTATATGGGATATGCGACGATTAGAAGGAGGGTCTTTTCTTCATGATCTTGCACACAACCGTGTTGTTAGCTCTGCCTATTTCTCTCCACAGTCAGGTAGAAAAATTCTGACTACATCGCAGGACAACCGTCTTCGTGTATGGGATTATATCTTTGGAAATTTGGATTATCCAAGCCGAGAAATTGTACACAGTCATGACTTCAATAGACATTTGACTCCTTTTCGAGCTGAATGGGATCCAAAG GACCCATCAGAGTCTCTTGTAGTTATTGGTCGCTACATAAGTGAAAATTATAATGGAACTGCTTTGCATCCTGTTGATTTTATCGACATCACTACTGGCCAACTAGTTGCCGAGGTCATGGACCCAAACATCACAACTATCAGTCCTGTGAACAAGCTACATCCACGGGATGATATTTTAGCATCTGGTAGTTCAAG GTCTCTCTTCATTTGGAGGCCCAAGGACAAATCAGAGTTTGGGCAGAAGAATGAGAGGAAGATTGTACTTTGTGGAGGAGCCGAGAAGAAACAGAAGAAGAAGTTTGGGGGTGACAGTGATGATTCTGATGATGAGATGTTCAGATCGAAAGGGAAAAACTCAAACTCAAGGTTGAAGAAACCAATGTCGAAATCAAGCCGCCGCAGTAGTCTGAAGAAAAAAACTTAA